One region of Planktothrix sp. FACHB-1365 genomic DNA includes:
- the hoxU gene encoding bidirectional hydrogenase complex protein HoxU — MSVKTLTIDGIDVAVEQGTSILKAAEEAGVRIPKLCHLEGVSDVGACRLCLVEIKGINRLLPACVTEVSEGMEVSTTSPQLQEYRRMTVELLFAEGNHVCAVCVANGNCELQDVAIEVGMDHSRFPYRFPEREVDITHPKFGIDHNRCILCTRCVRVCAEIEGAHVWDVGYRGAAAKVITGLNQPWGEVDACTSCGKCVDACPTGSIFRKGTTTAEMQRDREKLEFLADARGKHQWTR; from the coding sequence ATGTCTGTAAAAACCCTAACCATTGATGGAATTGATGTTGCTGTAGAACAAGGAACATCAATTCTGAAAGCGGCTGAAGAAGCAGGAGTGAGAATTCCGAAACTTTGTCATTTAGAAGGCGTTTCTGATGTCGGTGCTTGTCGGTTATGCTTAGTTGAAATTAAAGGCATTAATCGTTTATTACCTGCTTGTGTAACAGAAGTTTCCGAAGGGATGGAAGTCTCGACAACTAGCCCCCAACTGCAAGAATATCGGCGCATGACCGTAGAACTATTATTTGCAGAAGGAAATCATGTTTGTGCGGTTTGTGTTGCCAATGGAAACTGCGAATTACAGGATGTTGCCATTGAAGTAGGGATGGATCATAGCCGTTTCCCCTATCGTTTTCCTGAACGAGAAGTAGACATCACTCATCCTAAATTTGGCATCGATCATAACCGTTGTATTCTGTGTACTCGGTGTGTCAGAGTTTGCGCTGAAATTGAAGGAGCCCACGTCTGGGATGTCGGCTATCGGGGAGCCGCAGCCAAAGTTATTACTGGGTTAAATCAACCTTGGGGTGAAGTGGATGCTTGTACATCCTGTGGCAAATGTGTTGATGCTTGTCCAACGGGTTCTATCTTTAGAAAAGGCACAACAACCGCCGAAATGCAACGCGATCGCGAAAAACTTGAATTCTTAGCAGATGCAAGAGGAAAACATCAATGGACAAGATAA
- a CDS encoding oxidoreductase, with protein MDKIRFATVWLAGCSGCHMSFLDLDEWLFDLAEKVDVVFSPVGCDLKDYPENVDVCLVEGAVANEENLELLHQVRKRTKLLISFGDCAVTANVPAMRNMLGSTEPVLKRCYLELSDKGNLLPKEPGIVPELLDRVRPVHELVNVDIFLPGCPPSADRIKAAIAPLLEGQKPAMVGREMIKFG; from the coding sequence ATGGACAAGATAAGATTTGCTACGGTTTGGTTAGCGGGATGTTCCGGTTGCCATATGTCGTTTTTAGACTTAGATGAATGGCTGTTTGATCTCGCGGAAAAAGTCGATGTTGTGTTTAGTCCCGTCGGTTGCGACTTAAAAGATTATCCCGAAAATGTTGATGTTTGTTTAGTGGAAGGAGCCGTTGCTAACGAAGAAAACTTAGAGTTATTACATCAAGTCAGAAAACGCACAAAACTTTTAATTTCCTTTGGAGATTGTGCTGTTACTGCCAACGTTCCGGCGATGAGAAATATGTTAGGCAGCACGGAACCTGTGTTAAAACGCTGTTATTTAGAACTCAGTGATAAAGGCAATCTACTGCCTAAAGAACCGGGAATTGTACCCGAACTGTTAGACCGCGTTCGCCCTGTTCATGAATTAGTTAATGTTGACATCTTTTTACCCGGATGTCCTCCCTCTGCGGATAGAATTAAAGCCGCCATTGCTCCTCTTTTAGAAGGACAAAAACCCGCAATGGTTGGGCGAGAAATGATCAAATTCGGTTAA
- a CDS encoding Ni/Fe hydrogenase subunit alpha: MSKTVIIDPVTRIEGHAKISVYLDDAGEVENARFHVVEFRGFEKFCEGRPMFEMAGITARICGICPVSHLLASAKTGDKILAVQVPPAGEKLRRMMNLAQLTQSHALSFFHLSSPDFLLGWDSDPAKRNVFGLMAADPDLARAGIRLRQFGQTVIEILGAKKIHAAWAVPGGVRSPLSEDGRNWIIERLPEARQTTELAISLFKRLLDSELAQEVDVFGKFPSLFMGLVAPDGTWEHYGGHLRFIDSNGEIVADGLSEDDYQDFLGEAVENWSYLKFPYYKPLGYPDGIYRVGPLARLNVCDCIGTEDADRELIEFRHRAGGRVATSSFFYHYARLVEIMACIEAIEQLVDDPDIVSKRVRSEAGINCLEGVGVSEAPRGTLFHHYQVDENGLIKKVNLIIATGQNNLAMNKTVTQIAQHYIHGNEIPEGMLNRVEAGIRAYDPCLSCSTHAVGQMPLHIQLIQKDGTIIQEKYRH, from the coding sequence ATGTCTAAAACAGTTATTATTGATCCCGTTACTCGGATTGAAGGACACGCTAAAATATCCGTTTATTTAGATGATGCGGGAGAAGTCGAAAACGCTCGATTTCATGTTGTAGAATTTCGAGGGTTTGAGAAATTCTGCGAAGGTAGACCGATGTTTGAAATGGCCGGAATTACCGCCAGAATTTGCGGAATTTGCCCCGTGAGTCACCTCTTAGCTTCAGCAAAAACAGGCGATAAAATCCTGGCGGTGCAGGTACCTCCTGCTGGGGAAAAACTGCGGCGGATGATGAATTTAGCCCAGTTAACTCAATCTCACGCCTTAAGTTTTTTCCACCTCAGTAGCCCCGATTTTCTATTAGGTTGGGATAGTGATCCTGCTAAACGAAATGTCTTTGGTTTAATGGCGGCTGACCCCGATTTAGCACGGGCGGGAATTCGCTTGCGTCAGTTCGGACAAACGGTAATTGAAATATTAGGCGCGAAAAAAATTCATGCGGCTTGGGCGGTTCCTGGTGGGGTGCGTTCTCCCCTGTCTGAAGACGGGCGAAACTGGATTATAGAACGCTTACCGGAAGCCCGACAAACCACCGAATTAGCGATTAGTTTGTTTAAGCGGTTGTTGGATAGTGAATTAGCCCAAGAAGTTGATGTTTTTGGGAAATTTCCTTCATTATTTATGGGGTTAGTTGCCCCGGATGGCACTTGGGAACATTATGGCGGACATCTGAGATTTATTGATAGTAATGGCGAAATTGTAGCCGATGGTTTAAGCGAAGATGACTATCAAGACTTCTTAGGAGAAGCCGTTGAAAATTGGTCTTATCTGAAGTTTCCCTATTACAAACCTCTGGGATATCCTGATGGGATTTATCGCGTTGGGCCCTTAGCAAGATTGAACGTTTGTGACTGTATTGGAACCGAAGATGCAGACCGAGAATTAATTGAATTTCGTCATCGCGCAGGGGGACGAGTTGCCACTTCTTCCTTCTTCTATCATTATGCCCGTTTAGTGGAAATTATGGCTTGTATTGAAGCCATTGAACAGTTAGTTGATGACCCGGATATTGTGTCAAAACGGGTGCGTTCAGAAGCGGGAATTAACTGTTTAGAAGGAGTGGGAGTCAGTGAAGCACCACGCGGTACTTTATTCCATCATTATCAAGTGGATGAAAACGGCTTAATTAAGAAAGTTAACTTAATTATTGCCACCGGACAAAACAATTTAGCCATGAATAAAACCGTGACTCAAATTGCCCAACATTATATTCATGGAAATGAAATTCCTGAAGGAATGTTAAACCGAGTAGAAGCCGGAATTCGTGCTTATGACCCGTGTTTAAGTTGTTCCACCCACGCCGTCGGACAAATGCCATTACACATTCAATTAATTCAAAAGGATGGAACAATAATTCAAGAAAAATATCGCCATTAA
- a CDS encoding (2Fe-2S) ferredoxin domain-containing protein yields the protein MSKENLYLCMGSACHQMGVYEVLPKLQALMSEYNIDQKIELKGSFCLETCSSGIVMKFRDLHFINISPQNIEDKFLQEILPAIKNNN from the coding sequence ATGTCAAAAGAAAACTTATATTTATGTATGGGTTCCGCTTGTCACCAAATGGGAGTCTATGAAGTCTTACCCAAATTGCAAGCTTTAATGAGTGAATATAATATTGATCAAAAAATTGAATTAAAAGGTTCATTTTGCTTAGAAACTTGTAGTTCAGGAATTGTAATGAAGTTTCGAGATTTGCATTTTATTAATATTAGTCCTCAAAATATAGAAGATAAATTTTTACAAGAAATCCTTCCCGCTATTAAAAACAATAATTAA
- a CDS encoding PAS domain-containing protein: MLEKTQNHLWQLLWEYDPNGLIAVDSDLIIKLVNPAFCQIFNVEKEKIIGKLATEILGNIDHFQEAWETNTVIRGRETSYSQYDLYIREFIFPIKEENIIGCIMTDITAEMERKKETDRIKAETVKKVNEVVDNQMKVAQEIAGLLGETTAETKVSLLKIIEMVNQ; the protein is encoded by the coding sequence ATGTTAGAAAAAACACAAAACCACCTTTGGCAGCTTTTATGGGAATATGATCCGAACGGTTTAATTGCTGTAGATTCAGATTTAATTATTAAACTGGTTAATCCAGCATTTTGTCAAATCTTTAACGTCGAAAAAGAAAAAATTATCGGAAAATTAGCAACGGAAATTTTAGGAAATATTGATCATTTTCAAGAAGCTTGGGAGACTAATACCGTAATTCGAGGACGAGAAACTTCCTATTCCCAATATGATTTATATATTCGAGAGTTTATTTTTCCGATTAAAGAAGAAAATATTATTGGCTGTATTATGACCGATATTACCGCCGAGATGGAACGTAAAAAAGAAACCGATAGAATTAAAGCAGAAACCGTTAAAAAAGTGAATGAAGTGGTAGATAATCAAATGAAAGTCGCTCAAGAAATAGCAGGGTTATTAGGAGAAACAACGGCAGAAACTAAAGTTAGTTTACTTAAAATTATTGAAATGGTGAATCAGTAA
- a CDS encoding SpoIIE family protein phosphatase, whose amino-acid sequence MNQDNFFDICNLSLNKKGEELCGDQVKFTKTETKSTIVLSDGLGSGVKASILATLTTEILITMLNADVPLEEVIKTVIGTLPICQVRKIAYATFTIISINHLTNEFKVINFDNPPVLYFKKGRIVKLETKIDKILEKKIQSSEGKLERGDFIGAISDGILYAGLGDTMNFGWGWDNIAKYMERIFISQATNSRSIIEQVMAETRSLYRDKIGDDATFVGVYVRKPNPVMIFTGPPLDITQDEVYAERLLSFPGRKVICGGTTGNLVANYMGETIEMDIPTMRKDLPPIGILKEVDLVTEGILTISKATEMIRKSKGDISRLSSDKNGAVLLAREILEGDSIYFLVGQQINEFYQNPLLPKNISIRRNLIEDLVQLLRSQQKEVMVEYC is encoded by the coding sequence ATGAATCAAGATAACTTTTTTGATATTTGTAATCTGAGCCTAAATAAAAAAGGCGAAGAGCTTTGTGGTGATCAAGTTAAATTTACTAAAACCGAAACAAAAAGCACCATTGTTTTATCCGATGGGTTAGGAAGTGGGGTAAAAGCTAGTATTTTAGCAACGTTAACCACTGAAATTTTAATCACGATGTTAAATGCGGATGTTCCCTTAGAAGAAGTGATTAAAACTGTTATAGGAACGTTACCCATTTGTCAGGTGAGAAAAATTGCCTATGCTACTTTTACCATTATTTCAATTAATCATTTAACCAATGAATTTAAAGTCATCAATTTTGATAACCCTCCAGTTCTTTATTTTAAAAAAGGTCGCATTGTTAAATTAGAAACCAAAATTGATAAAATATTAGAAAAAAAAATACAATCTTCCGAAGGAAAATTAGAACGAGGGGATTTTATTGGAGCCATTAGTGATGGTATTCTGTATGCGGGGTTAGGAGATACGATGAATTTTGGCTGGGGTTGGGATAATATTGCTAAATATATGGAGCGAATTTTTATTAGTCAAGCGACAAATTCACGGTCAATTATTGAACAAGTAATGGCAGAAACTCGTTCTTTATATCGAGATAAAATTGGCGATGATGCAACCTTTGTGGGGGTTTATGTTAGAAAACCTAACCCCGTGATGATTTTTACTGGCCCCCCTTTAGATATTACTCAAGATGAAGTTTATGCAGAACGGTTATTAAGTTTTCCGGGTCGTAAAGTTATTTGTGGAGGAACAACAGGCAATTTAGTCGCAAATTATATGGGAGAAACCATTGAAATGGATATTCCCACCATGCGAAAAGATTTACCTCCCATTGGCATATTAAAAGAAGTTGATTTAGTCACGGAAGGAATTTTAACCATTTCTAAAGCAACGGAAATGATTAGAAAATCTAAAGGGGATATTTCTCGATTATCTTCCGATAAAAATGGAGCCGTTTTATTAGCAAGGGAAATCTTAGAAGGAGATTCAATTTATTTTTTAGTCGGTCAACAAATTAATGAATTTTATCAAAACCCTTTATTACCTAAAAACATTTCAATTCGTCGTAATTTAATCGAAGATTTAGTCCAGTTACTTCGTAGCCAACAGAAAGAAGTTATGGTAGAATATTGTTAA
- a CDS encoding hydrogenase maturation protease — protein MILIIGYGNPIRGDDGIGQAVIAEVEQWNLANVRSQSLHQLTPEIAAEMAEVETVIFVDAGLEGDSVNITSLEPLPSDLFNWGHSLNPRSLLSLTQFLYQKSPQAWLIAVPGENFELSETLSPKALNGIQEALKIIKNLIKKT, from the coding sequence ATGATATTAATTATAGGATATGGCAACCCGATTCGCGGTGATGATGGCATCGGTCAAGCGGTAATTGCAGAAGTTGAACAGTGGAATTTAGCCAATGTGCGATCGCAATCTCTCCATCAACTCACTCCAGAAATTGCCGCAGAAATGGCAGAAGTTGAAACTGTTATTTTTGTCGATGCTGGTTTAGAGGGAGATAGTGTTAATATTACCTCCTTGGAACCTTTACCCTCAGATTTATTTAATTGGGGTCATTCTTTAAACCCGCGATCGCTTTTATCCTTAACTCAATTTCTCTATCAAAAAAGTCCTCAAGCTTGGTTAATTGCCGTCCCTGGAGAGAATTTTGAACTCAGCGAAACCCTTTCCCCAAAAGCATTAAATGGCATTCAAGAAGCCTTAAAAATCATTAAAAATCTCATCAAAAAAACCTAA
- the hypA gene encoding hydrogenase maturation nickel metallochaperone HypA produces the protein MHEVSIMEQTLEIALNHAKQQQATQIHRIKMKVGTLSGVIPEALEFAFDVVTKGTIAETAHFEIESIPVRCYCHHCNVEFQPDDFIDECPHCHQYSLDIRQGKELELTSLEVS, from the coding sequence ATGCACGAAGTCAGTATTATGGAACAAACCCTAGAGATAGCCTTAAATCATGCTAAACAACAACAGGCAACTCAAATCCATCGGATTAAAATGAAAGTAGGGACATTATCAGGGGTGATTCCAGAAGCGTTAGAATTTGCCTTTGATGTTGTTACCAAAGGAACAATAGCAGAAACCGCTCATTTTGAAATTGAATCTATTCCCGTACGCTGTTATTGTCATCATTGTAACGTCGAATTTCAACCCGATGACTTTATTGATGAATGTCCCCATTGTCATCAATATAGCCTTGATATTCGTCAAGGAAAAGAATTAGAATTAACATCTTTAGAGGTTTCTTAA
- the hypB gene encoding hydrogenase nickel incorporation protein HypB, with amino-acid sequence MCTNCGCAVTPGTIEIHNHDHEHPHTHDHNHEHFDHEHSHQTLTVHEAILSKNERLAERNRGFFWGKGLFVLNVLSSPGSGKTAFIERTLTDINSQLPGAVIVGDLATDNDAQRLRRSGAQVVQITTGTVCHLEADMIAKAISQINLDQVKLLIIENVGNLVCPAAYDLGENKRIALLSVTEGEDKPLKYPTLFKTADVVIINKMDIAEAVGFDRELALTNIKKMVPQAQIFEVSAKTGQGMNQWYQFLEEQIQETSPLLTVE; translated from the coding sequence ATGTGTACAAATTGCGGTTGTGCTGTCACCCCAGGAACGATTGAAATCCATAATCATGATCATGAACATCCCCACACCCATGATCATAATCATGAACATTTTGATCATGAACATTCCCATCAAACCTTAACCGTTCATGAAGCTATTTTATCAAAAAATGAACGATTAGCAGAACGAAACCGAGGCTTTTTTTGGGGAAAAGGACTGTTTGTTTTAAACGTTTTATCCTCTCCCGGTTCCGGGAAAACCGCCTTTATTGAACGGACTTTAACCGATATTAATTCTCAACTTCCAGGGGCGGTTATTGTGGGAGATTTAGCCACCGATAATGATGCTCAACGCTTAAGACGTTCAGGGGCACAAGTGGTTCAAATTACCACCGGAACAGTTTGTCATTTAGAAGCGGATATGATTGCTAAAGCCATTTCTCAAATTAACTTAGATCAGGTAAAATTATTAATTATTGAAAATGTCGGCAATTTAGTTTGTCCCGCCGCCTACGATTTAGGGGAAAACAAACGAATTGCGTTACTGTCTGTCACCGAAGGAGAAGACAAACCCTTAAAATATCCCACCTTATTTAAAACGGCTGATGTGGTGATTATTAATAAAATGGATATTGCGGAAGCCGTCGGTTTTGACCGAGAATTAGCCTTAACTAATATTAAAAAAATGGTTCCCCAAGCACAAATTTTTGAAGTGTCTGCAAAAACAGGTCAAGGGATGAATCAATGGTATCAATTTTTAGAAGAACAGATTCAAGAAACCAGCCCTTTACTAACCGTAGAATAA
- a CDS encoding dioxygenase: MNTLPAIFLSHGAPDLTIREGEVTHFLRSLDQQFSKPNAILVISAHWLTDLPRVSTAQNPRTIYDFSGFPEQLYHLNYPAPGAPELASRIVSLLTQADIPCETHPERGLDHGAWTPLLLAYPAADIPVTQLSIQYYRDPLYHCKLGQALEPLRQEGVLIIGSGGITHNLNAFDQNYNAPPPYWVEQFDQWVAKTIEDGHWDALIRYRQLAPYAPENHPTEEHFLPLFVALGAGGVKAKGIQLHRSYTYGAFSMAAYAFS; this comes from the coding sequence ATGAATACCCTACCTGCTATTTTCTTATCTCACGGAGCACCGGATTTAACCATTCGAGAGGGGGAAGTCACCCACTTTCTGCGCTCTCTTGATCAACAATTTTCTAAGCCAAACGCCATTCTAGTTATCTCTGCCCACTGGCTTACCGATTTACCTAGGGTCAGTACAGCCCAAAATCCCAGGACAATCTATGACTTTTCTGGGTTTCCCGAACAGCTTTATCACCTAAACTATCCCGCCCCCGGTGCACCTGAACTTGCTTCTCGTATCGTTAGCTTGCTCACCCAGGCGGATATTCCCTGCGAGACTCATCCAGAACGAGGATTAGATCATGGAGCTTGGACACCCTTGCTTTTAGCCTATCCAGCCGCGGACATCCCCGTTACCCAGCTATCCATTCAATACTACCGTGATCCCCTCTATCATTGTAAATTGGGACAGGCACTAGAACCTTTACGACAGGAGGGAGTGCTGATTATCGGGAGTGGTGGCATTACCCACAATCTTAATGCTTTTGATCAAAATTATAATGCACCGCCTCCCTATTGGGTGGAACAGTTTGATCAATGGGTAGCAAAAACCATCGAGGATGGGCACTGGGACGCTCTAATTCGGTATCGGCAACTGGCACCTTATGCTCCTGAAAACCACCCGACAGAGGAACATTTTCTGCCTTTGTTTGTGGCGTTAGGTGCTGGCGGAGTAAAGGCGAAGGGAATACAACTACATCGTAGCTACACCTATGGTGCTTTCAGTATGGCAGCTTACGCCTTTAGTTAG
- a CDS encoding SMR family transporter translates to MGWIYLILAGLFELGFSSFLKLSEGLTKPYAIVTFIGFGVLRSLLVLALMGLKATSSQLN, encoded by the coding sequence GTGGGTTGGATTTACTTAATTTTAGCCGGATTATTTGAATTAGGATTTTCTAGTTTTTTGAAACTTTCAGAAGGACTCACAAAACCCTATGCAATTGTTACTTTTATTGGGTTTGGGGTGTTAAGAAGTTTATTAGTCCTTGCTTTAATGGGTTTAAAAGCAACTTCCTCCCAATTAAACTAA
- a CDS encoding pentapeptide repeat-containing protein — protein MKGKTGLSVSKPERLESLEQMLEPNSKERFDSKNALPGLKSSDLGTESESSTPKPRKAVANIMLTVVAVLSTVIAIWVWVENSRLSQRLKTETSNLTPSSAKKQPKNPQETLLATKKCPECNLSRANLKKASLREAYLWKANLENADLNDANLEFADLRGATLAGADLRDSQLASANLGYANLMGAKLNNADFQQANLWQANLKNANLNNATFRQADLRKANLEGAILESANFLMANLTSANLKQAQLKNANLNGAILEDANLNKANLQNAVLTEANLTQANLGNGILNQANLQDANLSEAVLWLAQLEKVNLENANLEKAKLGYAKLNQANLNNAQLIDAVLEGASLEDAELKKANLKGAKLERANLLGAYLERANLQEANLEGADLRGANLSKANLKNAYLKGANLRGANLKGADLEGANLRDTQLKGATMPNGKIYVNEEEE, from the coding sequence ATGAAAGGTAAAACAGGATTATCAGTGAGCAAACCCGAAAGGTTAGAATCATTAGAACAAATGCTAGAACCCAACTCCAAAGAACGCTTTGACTCGAAAAACGCCTTACCTGGTTTAAAATCATCGGATTTAGGAACAGAATCAGAATCTTCAACTCCTAAACCGAGGAAAGCCGTTGCTAATATTATGTTGACAGTTGTGGCGGTTTTAAGTACAGTCATAGCCATTTGGGTTTGGGTCGAAAATAGCCGATTAAGTCAACGTTTGAAAACAGAAACGTCTAATTTAACCCCATCATCGGCAAAAAAACAACCCAAAAATCCCCAAGAAACTCTATTAGCAACAAAGAAATGTCCTGAATGTAATTTGAGTCGAGCTAATTTAAAAAAAGCCTCTTTGAGAGAAGCGTATTTATGGAAAGCAAATTTAGAAAATGCCGATTTGAATGATGCTAATTTAGAGTTCGCTGATTTACGCGGTGCAACCTTAGCGGGTGCAGATTTACGAGATAGTCAATTAGCAAGTGCTAACTTAGGATATGCTAATTTAATGGGAGCAAAACTGAATAATGCTGATTTTCAACAAGCTAATTTATGGCAAGCGAATTTAAAAAATGCGAACCTCAATAATGCTACATTCAGACAAGCTGATTTACGCAAAGCTAATTTAGAAGGTGCTATTTTAGAATCTGCTAATTTCTTAATGGCTAATTTAACTTCAGCCAATTTAAAACAAGCTCAATTAAAAAATGCGAATCTCAATGGTGCTATTTTAGAAGACGCTAATTTAAACAAAGCTAACTTGCAAAATGCAGTTTTAACGGAGGCGAATTTAACTCAAGCGAATTTAGGGAATGGGATTTTAAATCAAGCTAATTTACAAGATGCTAATTTATCTGAAGCGGTGTTATGGTTAGCTCAATTAGAAAAGGTTAATTTAGAAAATGCTAATTTAGAGAAAGCGAAATTAGGTTATGCTAAACTGAATCAAGCGAACTTAAATAATGCTCAATTAATTGATGCAGTATTAGAAGGAGCAAGTTTAGAAGATGCGGAATTAAAAAAAGCGAATTTAAAAGGTGCTAAATTAGAACGAGCTAATTTATTAGGAGCCTATTTAGAACGAGCTAATTTACAAGAAGCAAATTTAGAAGGAGCCGATTTACGAGGTGCAAATTTAAGTAAAGCTAACTTGAAAAATGCTTATTTAAAAGGGGCAAATTTACGGGGTGCAAACTTAAAAGGAGCCGATTTAGAAGGAGCAAATTTACGAGATACTCAGTTAAAAGGGGCTACAATGCCGAATGGTAAAATTTATGTTAATGAAGAAGAAGAGTAA